The following proteins come from a genomic window of Sorex araneus isolate mSorAra2 chromosome 1, mSorAra2.pri, whole genome shotgun sequence:
- the LOC129399640 gene encoding cytochrome c oxidase subunit 5B, mitochondrial-like, with the protein MASAGGIPTDDEQATGLEREIMMAAQKGLDPYNLLAPKASSGTKEDPNLVPSISNKRIVGCICEEDNSTVIWFWLHKGKAQGCPSCGTHYKLVPHQLSH; encoded by the coding sequence ATGGCGTCTGCAGGGGGCATTCCTACTGATGACGAGCAGGCCACCGGGCTGGAGCGGGAGATCATGATGGCTGCGCAGAAGGGACTGGACCCGTACAATCTGCTTGCCCCTAAAGCATCTTCAGGCACCAAGGAAGACCCTAATCTAGTCCCCTCCATCTCCAACAAGCGGATAGTAGGCTGTATCTGTGAAGAAGACAACAGCACTGTTATCTGGTTTTGGCTGCACAAAGGCAAGGCCCAGGGGTGCCCCAGCTGTGGAACCCATTACAAGCTCGTGCCCCACCAATTGTCCCACTAA